One genomic segment of bacterium includes these proteins:
- a CDS encoding response regulator transcription factor → MKKILIIEDDPATITGLEESLKEEHYEVSTSMSGQMGYDKAIENGFDLIVLDLMLPEKNGIDVCRDLRKNGVNTPIIMLTGRKEEVDKIIGLEIGADDYVTKPFSTRELLARVKALLRRPKEMSKNIEEYSFGDVHFDFKKQEAKKASISIKLSAMEFKLMKYFIEREGEVIDRNTLLNDVWGYENYPSTRTVDNFILNIRKKIEDDPSKPKHLVKVPRVGYKFVK, encoded by the coding sequence ATGAAAAAAATATTAATTATTGAAGATGATCCGGCAACAATAACTGGATTGGAAGAATCTCTCAAAGAAGAACATTACGAAGTCTCAACTTCAATGTCCGGACAAATGGGATATGACAAAGCCATTGAAAATGGATTCGATCTTATCGTACTCGATTTGATGCTGCCAGAGAAAAATGGAATTGATGTTTGCAGGGATTTAAGAAAAAATGGAGTGAATACGCCAATAATCATGCTCACCGGAAGAAAAGAGGAAGTTGATAAAATTATTGGATTGGAGATTGGAGCTGATGATTATGTTACCAAACCATTCAGTACAAGGGAACTTTTAGCGAGGGTAAAAGCTTTATTACGCCGCCCAAAAGAAATGAGTAAAAATATAGAAGAGTATTCATTCGGTGATGTTCACTTTGATTTTAAAAAACAGGAAGCAAAAAAAGCAAGTATCTCTATAAAACTTTCGGCAATGGAATTCAAATTAATGAAATATTTTATCGAAAGAGAAGGTGAAGTAATTGACAGGAATACTCTGCTCAACGATGTATGGGGTTATGAAAATTATCCATCAACAAGAACCGTAGATAACTTTATTCTGAACATCAGAAAAAAAATTGAAGACGATCCCTCAAAACCAAAACACCTTGTTAAAGTTCCAAGAGTAGGATATAAGTTTGTGAAATAG
- a CDS encoding radical SAM protein — protein sequence MKKPKLLIIVLFQNLIDEKPYYARNPAPPLPGILLAGLTPPIVEVEVLHEMVRPINYNTDADFIALSFMDYISPHAYQVAERFRAMGKIVVGGGKFASTFPEEVQPHFDSILVGEAQTVWPQMVYDMVYGKLKPRYKAGLTPSLENIPPPRYDLVEKKYFSPIVTEATRGCPHPCTYCQLNIVRTPHRTRPVNDVIRDLTNTDGLPFYKRKMAMLLDNNLGGDLKYAKELLREIAKLKFWAIGAQYSIECLRDDDFVEALDEANCRMSFLGMESLNEDSLRGVQKKQNKVQEYKEYFDKLNRKGILTFTGLMFALDEDTKEYYETLPEKLDEVGCNVILPSISIPIYGTPLYDKIKSEGRLVDENITHYEGDHVLFKHNNLTEEEIYEAYRRVNKIFYSWKNIFRRWMKFLRKQSVQESIPQFIMKVLISTVIYFKLSIFQKHHATERVFNRNKVKSAKESLIPFKEFRSKQFKSLPTN from the coding sequence ATGAAGAAGCCAAAACTCCTGATAATCGTATTGTTTCAAAATCTGATTGACGAAAAACCATATTACGCGCGTAATCCAGCACCACCTTTGCCTGGAATTTTACTCGCAGGATTGACACCACCGATTGTTGAAGTTGAAGTTCTTCACGAAATGGTAAGACCAATCAACTACAATACTGATGCTGATTTTATTGCACTCAGTTTTATGGATTACATCTCTCCACACGCTTACCAGGTCGCAGAAAGATTCAGAGCGATGGGCAAAATTGTTGTCGGTGGCGGCAAGTTTGCATCAACATTTCCTGAAGAAGTACAGCCGCATTTTGATTCTATACTCGTTGGAGAAGCTCAAACAGTTTGGCCGCAAATGGTTTATGACATGGTCTATGGAAAGCTTAAGCCGCGTTATAAAGCTGGTTTGACTCCATCACTTGAAAATATTCCACCGCCAAGATATGATTTGGTTGAGAAGAAATATTTTTCACCAATTGTAACAGAAGCAACAAGAGGTTGTCCGCATCCCTGTACATACTGCCAATTGAATATTGTTCGTACTCCTCACAGAACAAGACCTGTAAATGATGTGATTAGAGATTTAACAAATACAGATGGTTTACCATTCTATAAAAGAAAAATGGCAATGCTGCTTGATAATAATCTTGGTGGCGATCTTAAGTATGCTAAAGAGCTTTTAAGAGAAATAGCAAAACTAAAATTTTGGGCAATTGGTGCACAATACAGTATCGAATGTTTAAGAGATGATGACTTTGTTGAAGCATTGGATGAAGCAAATTGTAGAATGTCTTTTCTGGGGATGGAATCATTAAATGAGGATAGCTTGCGTGGAGTTCAGAAAAAACAAAACAAAGTTCAGGAATACAAAGAGTACTTCGACAAACTTAATCGAAAAGGAATTTTGACGTTTACAGGATTGATGTTCGCACTTGATGAAGACACAAAAGAATATTATGAAACTCTTCCTGAAAAACTCGACGAAGTTGGCTGTAATGTTATTCTTCCATCCATTTCAATCCCTATTTATGGTACACCTTTATATGACAAAATTAAATCTGAAGGAAGGTTGGTTGATGAGAACATTACACACTACGAGGGTGATCATGTTCTTTTCAAACACAATAACCTGACTGAAGAAGAAATTTATGAAGCATACAGAAGAGTAAATAAAATATTCTATTCCTGGAAGAATATTTTCAGAAGATGGATGAAATTTTTAAGAAAGCAGTCAGTTCAGGAATCAATTCCACAGTTTATTATGAAAGTTTTGATATCGACAGTCATTTACTTCAAGCTTTCAATATTTCAAAAACATCATGCAACGGAGAGAGTTTTTAATAGAAACAAAGTGAAATCAGCAAAGGAATCACTAATTCCTTTCAAAGAATTTAGAAGTAAACAGTTCAAATCATTGCCGACAAATTGA
- a CDS encoding UbiA family prenyltransferase, which produces MNTLSVEQYPVLSYKFLKAYIITMRPYLMFVSGATTIVGMSFAQELEIAKAILIFLAGFLSYGFGQAFTDCYQIDTDSISSPYRPLTQGVVNRNYFLIFSSIGLLFCISVFAYFNPINIGLGTLAGFGLATYTDFKRKWWAGPFYNAWILLALFAMSYFAAVGKIKIDIANPIFIVAIISVFFGYANFVLTGYFKDISADKATNYNTLPVKYGRKIASVVSDVFSGIVTISLFVLIVILALDSVPFTNLIIASVFIYVGMGMSMATQICLHTVTSDKEAFRAIAPCVHSYILTLSGLAIVNKLEWSVGLILFYLSYLLTLKLRPAKDQI; this is translated from the coding sequence ATGAATACTCTATCAGTTGAACAGTACCCTGTTCTCTCGTATAAATTTTTGAAGGCTTACATTATAACAATGAGACCCTACCTGATGTTCGTTTCAGGAGCGACTACAATTGTTGGTATGTCTTTCGCACAAGAATTAGAAATAGCAAAAGCAATTCTGATTTTCCTTGCTGGATTTTTATCTTATGGATTCGGACAAGCATTCACCGATTGCTACCAGATCGATACAGATTCAATATCCTCTCCTTACAGACCGCTAACACAAGGAGTGGTAAACAGAAATTATTTTCTCATTTTCAGTTCAATTGGTTTGCTGTTTTGTATTTCTGTATTCGCATACTTCAATCCTATCAACATTGGACTTGGGACATTAGCAGGATTCGGACTTGCAACTTACACTGACTTTAAAAGAAAATGGTGGGCAGGTCCTTTCTACAATGCATGGATTCTTCTTGCTCTATTTGCAATGTCATATTTCGCTGCAGTTGGTAAAATCAAAATAGATATAGCTAATCCGATTTTCATAGTTGCTATCATCTCTGTCTTCTTTGGTTATGCAAATTTTGTTCTCACTGGATATTTCAAAGATATTTCCGCAGACAAAGCTACAAATTACAATACACTTCCTGTTAAATATGGAAGAAAAATTGCCTCTGTAGTAAGTGACGTTTTCAGTGGAATCGTAACCATATCTTTATTTGTTCTAATAGTTATTCTTGCTCTAGATTCAGTTCCATTTACGAATCTAATTATCGCTTCTGTTTTCATTTATGTTGGAATGGGAATGTCTATGGCGACTCAAATTTGCTTGCATACTGTAACTTCTGATAAAGAAGCATTCCGCGCAATCGCTCCGTGCGTACATAGTTATATTCTTACATTGTCAGGACTGGCAATCGTAAACAAGCTGGAATGGTCTGTAGGTTTGATTTTGTTCTACCTTTCTTATCTGCTTACCCTAAAGCTCAGGCCGGCTAAGGATCAGATATAG
- the thiL gene encoding thiamine-phosphate kinase — MYRILRNSGINKSMYQLNEILENKIINNLISGFERSPDQLNKPHESDAEIVQLGELKLAITTDSISEEISTELYDDPYLIGWMIVTVNISDLAAVGAKPIGIIISEIIPKDFNYEKIKQLQKGISDACKEYGTYVLGGDTNEGEKFVLTGTAIGIINNEKILSRVGCKPGDLLYSSGKLGIGNAYAISKLISKTNNLITYKPVARIKESELISEYASTCMDTSDGLISTLDQLMRLNNVGFEITESQESLIDDEAVNYSKKFSIPSWLLLAGQHGEFELVFTIPHNLKHEFLEEANEYGFVPIELGKVISEKEIRINLHEKSVAINSAFVRNLPFETKGDVNHYLKLLLEYDSELRKSHDLHFTSK; from the coding sequence ATGTACAGAATTTTACGTAATTCCGGAATTAATAAAAGTATGTATCAATTAAATGAAATATTGGAAAATAAAATCATCAACAACCTGATTTCAGGTTTTGAAAGATCTCCTGATCAGTTGAACAAACCACACGAAAGTGATGCGGAGATTGTTCAACTAGGTGAACTGAAACTTGCAATAACAACAGACAGCATTTCTGAAGAAATCTCAACCGAACTGTATGACGATCCATATTTAATCGGATGGATGATCGTAACTGTGAATATAAGTGATCTGGCAGCAGTCGGTGCAAAACCAATTGGAATTATTATTTCAGAAATAATCCCGAAAGATTTCAATTATGAAAAAATAAAGCAGCTTCAAAAAGGAATTTCAGATGCTTGTAAAGAATACGGCACCTACGTTTTAGGCGGTGATACGAATGAAGGCGAAAAGTTTGTGTTAACAGGAACAGCGATCGGAATAATTAACAACGAAAAGATTTTATCACGAGTTGGTTGCAAACCTGGTGACTTGCTTTACTCCTCCGGAAAATTGGGAATCGGAAATGCATATGCTATTTCAAAATTGATTTCTAAAACAAATAATCTTATAACATATAAACCTGTTGCGAGAATAAAAGAGTCTGAATTGATTTCTGAGTATGCTTCTACCTGTATGGACACAAGTGATGGACTAATTTCAACACTTGATCAGTTGATGCGATTGAACAATGTCGGATTTGAAATAACAGAAAGTCAAGAATCTTTGATTGACGATGAAGCAGTAAACTATTCTAAAAAATTTAGCATCCCATCCTGGTTATTGCTTGCTGGTCAACACGGTGAATTTGAATTAGTTTTCACAATACCCCATAACTTAAAGCACGAATTTCTGGAAGAAGCAAATGAGTATGGATTTGTACCAATTGAGCTTGGTAAAGTTATTTCAGAAAAGGAGATCAGAATCAATCTTCACGAAAAGTCTGTTGCAATCAATTCCGCATTTGTCAGAAATCTTCCATTCGAAACAAAAGGTGACGTCAATCACTATTTAAAGCTGCTTTTGGAGTATGATTCTGAACTCAGAAAATCTCACGATCTTCATTTTACATCCAAATGA
- a CDS encoding pyridoxal phosphate-dependent aminotransferase family protein, with protein MAQTNEYMGGENFDLRDILIRGRKMNLNDKTEFFDSFLESLMSNKQMLHLRCITSAADRTVTVVDAYTGEVKDMLMFGSNNYLGLANHPYIKAFVQKVIEKYGAGIGGPPLLNGYTGLHHELEERLAELKGAEDVLLFSSGYGANVGLVSALMNNEDLVVYDSYSHASFHDGIKMSGAQAVHFSHNDVEMLSQTLERTESMKFKDRFVGVEGVYSMDGDVAPLDLIVPICKKNNAILILDDAHGTGVMGRKGSGTAEHFGLDGKIDITMGTFSKTSAVTGGFVAASKSIINYLRFLPDLTCFLLRFRRLLLQQCSLHSM; from the coding sequence ATGGCACAGACAAATGAATATATGGGCGGAGAAAATTTCGATCTTAGAGATATCCTAATCAGGGGAAGAAAAATGAATCTTAATGACAAAACTGAATTCTTCGATTCGTTCCTTGAAAGTTTAATGAGCAATAAGCAAATGCTGCATCTCAGATGTATTACAAGTGCTGCTGACAGAACCGTCACTGTAGTTGATGCGTACACTGGCGAAGTTAAAGATATGCTGATGTTTGGTTCGAATAATTATCTTGGTCTGGCAAATCATCCATACATAAAAGCATTTGTTCAAAAAGTTATTGAAAAGTATGGTGCAGGAATAGGTGGACCTCCTTTACTGAACGGCTACACAGGACTTCATCACGAACTTGAAGAAAGACTTGCTGAACTGAAAGGTGCAGAAGACGTTCTGTTATTCTCCAGCGGTTACGGTGCTAACGTCGGTTTAGTTTCAGCTTTAATGAACAACGAAGATCTTGTTGTTTACGATTCATACAGTCACGCTTCATTCCATGATGGAATTAAAATGTCCGGTGCACAGGCAGTTCACTTTTCACACAATGATGTCGAAATGCTCTCACAAACTCTGGAACGAACCGAATCAATGAAATTCAAAGATCGTTTCGTTGGAGTTGAAGGCGTTTATTCAATGGATGGAGATGTTGCACCGCTTGATTTAATTGTTCCGATTTGCAAAAAGAATAATGCAATCCTGATCCTCGATGATGCACACGGAACGGGAGTTATGGGTAGGAAAGGTTCCGGAACTGCAGAGCATTTTGGGCTTGATGGAAAAATTGATATCACGATGGGAACTTTCAGTAAAACTTCTGCAGTGACAGGTGGTTTCGTTGCTGCATCAAAATCAATAATCAATTATTTAAGATTTTTGCCAGATCTTACATGTTTTCTGCTTCGCTTCCGCCGACTGTTGTTGCAACAGTGCTCGCTGCACTCGATGTAA
- a CDS encoding SDR family NAD(P)-dependent oxidoreductase, giving the protein MSGNSIKNKVIVVTGGSGGIGNSIVNKLASSDANVVAVFNQNLPSYSLNKNILWLQADVTNPDDIEKLLSFTFQKFGKIDVLINCAGILEPGEFSNLEVHQLRKMIDVNLISTLIITQKLLLIMKSQGSGHIINIGSLGGIVPMPYSAVYSATKFALRGFTFSLFEELQGTNVKVSLITPGSVITKMLDNEAQSDKSSISFLSKPISPIDVANAVLQVIHKPTIEKIIPFSQSFASKLLVFSPKIFSIVYKLLHKLGLSGKIKYLNRYCSFSLMKGVQDEYSIS; this is encoded by the coding sequence ATGTCAGGCAATTCGATAAAAAATAAAGTAATCGTAGTTACAGGTGGTTCCGGTGGAATAGGGAATTCTATCGTGAACAAACTTGCGTCATCTGATGCAAATGTTGTTGCGGTCTTCAACCAAAATCTTCCATCTTATTCCTTGAATAAAAATATTCTATGGCTCCAAGCGGATGTAACTAATCCAGATGATATTGAAAAGCTTTTATCGTTTACATTTCAGAAATTTGGAAAAATAGATGTACTTATAAATTGTGCCGGAATTCTAGAACCGGGTGAATTTTCAAATCTCGAAGTACATCAACTCAGAAAAATGATCGATGTGAATTTAATTTCGACACTCATTATTACTCAAAAATTACTCTTAATAATGAAATCTCAAGGAAGTGGTCACATAATTAATATTGGTTCACTCGGAGGAATTGTTCCGATGCCCTATTCAGCCGTTTACAGCGCAACAAAATTTGCACTGAGAGGATTTACATTTTCTCTTTTCGAAGAATTACAAGGAACTAATGTTAAAGTTAGTTTGATAACTCCCGGTTCAGTTATTACAAAAATGCTTGACAACGAAGCACAATCCGACAAATCCTCAATCTCCTTTTTAAGCAAACCTATCAGTCCAATAGATGTTGCTAATGCTGTTTTGCAGGTAATTCACAAACCGACAATTGAAAAAATAATTCCGTTCAGTCAATCATTTGCATCAAAGCTGCTGGTCTTTTCACCAAAGATTTTTTCTATCGTTTACAAATTATTGCACAAACTTGGCTTATCAGGAAAAATAAAATATCTCAACCGCTACTGCAGTTTTAGTTTGATGAAAGGAGTTCAAGATGAATACTCTATCAGTTGA
- a CDS encoding response regulator, which translates to MNKKILVVEDEPAILLGLEEFLKEENFEVIKSDDGKQGYELALKEIPDLILLDVNLPSIDGIQVCRMLREKGFQNPIIILTSRGEKIDKVVGLEVGADDYVTKPFDTRELLARIRTNLRRSGLEADRETVIEKKEELQKHLLAIMFSDMKNYSKKMNRDEELALTLLQDHNDIMKNSIRKFNGRIVEIIGDAFLAAFESAIDCLNCCLNIQKKFSEYNLLKPKHQKIKVRIGVHVGDVIEFEGGLKGDALNVAARIQQIAEPGTIYASENFYLTVKGKTSTEFKKLGAFQLKNIKEEIDIYIA; encoded by the coding sequence ATGAATAAAAAAATTTTGGTTGTTGAAGATGAACCTGCAATTTTGTTAGGACTCGAAGAATTTCTCAAAGAAGAAAACTTTGAAGTAATTAAATCCGACGATGGAAAACAGGGTTATGAGCTTGCATTAAAAGAAATACCTGACCTTATCTTGCTTGATGTTAATTTACCTTCAATTGATGGCATCCAGGTTTGCAGAATGTTGCGCGAAAAAGGATTTCAGAACCCGATAATTATTTTAACTTCAAGAGGAGAAAAGATTGATAAAGTAGTCGGACTAGAGGTTGGTGCCGATGATTATGTTACTAAACCGTTTGACACAAGAGAACTACTTGCCAGAATAAGAACAAATCTCAGACGTTCCGGTTTGGAAGCAGATAGAGAGACAGTCATCGAAAAAAAGGAAGAATTACAAAAGCATCTACTTGCTATAATGTTTTCAGATATGAAAAACTACTCAAAAAAAATGAACAGGGATGAAGAACTTGCATTAACGCTGTTGCAAGATCATAATGATATAATGAAAAATTCAATTAGGAAATTTAATGGCAGAATTGTTGAAATAATTGGTGATGCATTCCTTGCTGCTTTTGAAAGTGCCATAGACTGTCTGAACTGCTGTTTGAATATTCAGAAAAAATTCAGTGAATATAACTTATTAAAACCGAAGCATCAGAAAATCAAAGTGAGAATTGGAGTTCACGTTGGTGATGTAATTGAATTTGAAGGCGGTCTTAAAGGAGACGCATTGAATGTTGCTGCAAGAATCCAGCAGATCGCCGAACCCGGAACCATTTATGCATCAGAAAACTTTTACTTAACGGTGAAGGGGAAAACCAGTACGGAGTTCAAAAAATTAGGAGCATTTCAATTGAAAAATATTAAGGAAGAGATAGATATTTATATCGCTTAA
- a CDS encoding AMP-binding protein has product MSENSSKLKLFDVPQIESIQEMLIKSAKTYTNKLALEDLTDYPISKVTYTKLYEYTIRFGSSLQKIGLKPRDHVAVIGENRVQWAIAFLSSMMFDFVIVPVDKGLPHGDILNIIHESDASALIFSGSLMDLFKEKKDVLVKLNHYICMDTEKHENDIYSMTEMIKSENITDILLPKINPDEVAEIIYTSGSLGRAKGVMLTQRNLAVNLVAMRQMVTIYPEDRFLGVLPIHHTYQCTCGLLCPLYSGASVHFARSLKTIPEDLASSKPTVLLGAPLLYNKMYNKILKKIQSKKSSSILVNLFINITDIAQNFGLKSSKKLLFGKIHKTLGGNMRLLIAGGAAPDPKVSKFFREVGFNIIQGYGLTETSPILALNRLDNFKDAAAGLPLPNVEIKIDNPDKKGVGELIARGPSVMPGYYKNPTATKETFENDWFKTGDLGYFDEEGFLFINGRKKNVIIANNGENVYPEEIEDILNRNQYVLESMVYGEEDEKHDERIVALIVPDTPAFIEYSTSNSIEITPELVGQMISDAVKETNRQLPAFKQIKNFYIHEHELEKTTTQKVKRYAVNVKEMTMV; this is encoded by the coding sequence ATGAGCGAAAATTCCTCAAAACTTAAACTATTTGATGTCCCGCAAATTGAATCAATTCAGGAAATGCTGATCAAATCAGCAAAGACCTACACAAACAAACTTGCTCTCGAAGATTTAACTGATTATCCTATTTCAAAAGTAACATATACGAAACTTTATGAATATACGATACGGTTTGGCAGCTCGCTCCAAAAGATTGGACTGAAACCTAGAGACCACGTTGCAGTGATTGGTGAGAATCGTGTACAGTGGGCAATTGCATTTTTATCATCGATGATGTTTGATTTTGTAATTGTGCCTGTTGATAAAGGTCTTCCTCACGGAGATATTTTAAATATTATACACGAATCAGATGCATCTGCACTGATCTTTTCCGGCTCGCTTATGGATTTATTCAAAGAGAAAAAAGATGTTTTGGTGAAATTAAATCACTATATCTGTATGGATACGGAAAAGCACGAGAATGATATTTATTCAATGACTGAGATGATAAAAAGTGAAAACATCACAGATATTCTACTACCAAAAATCAATCCTGACGAGGTTGCAGAGATAATCTATACTTCAGGTTCTCTTGGCAGAGCAAAAGGTGTTATGCTCACTCAAAGAAATCTTGCAGTTAATCTTGTGGCTATGAGACAAATGGTAACTATTTATCCTGAGGATAGGTTTCTTGGAGTGCTTCCGATTCATCACACATATCAATGTACCTGCGGATTATTATGTCCTTTATATTCCGGAGCTTCAGTTCACTTTGCACGTTCTCTTAAAACTATTCCTGAAGATTTAGCAAGTTCCAAACCAACTGTTCTTCTCGGTGCACCTTTGTTATACAACAAGATGTACAATAAGATTTTGAAAAAGATCCAATCAAAAAAATCATCATCGATATTAGTTAATCTTTTTATAAACATTACTGACATTGCTCAAAATTTTGGACTAAAAAGTTCAAAGAAACTTTTGTTTGGAAAAATTCATAAAACTCTTGGCGGAAATATGAGGTTACTCATTGCCGGAGGTGCTGCACCGGATCCAAAGGTATCTAAGTTTTTCCGGGAAGTTGGTTTCAATATAATTCAGGGGTATGGATTAACCGAAACATCGCCGATACTTGCTCTTAACAGATTAGATAATTTCAAAGATGCCGCTGCAGGATTACCATTACCAAATGTTGAAATAAAAATCGATAATCCTGATAAAAAAGGAGTCGGAGAACTTATTGCAAGAGGTCCCAGTGTTATGCCCGGTTATTATAAAAATCCGACAGCCACGAAAGAAACTTTTGAGAACGACTGGTTCAAAACCGGAGATTTGGGATACTTTGACGAAGAAGGATTTCTTTTCATAAACGGAAGGAAGAAAAATGTGATAATCGCAAACAACGGTGAAAATGTCTATCCTGAAGAAATAGAAGATATACTAAACCGTAACCAGTATGTTCTTGAGAGTATGGTTTATGGTGAAGAAGATGAAAAGCACGATGAAAGAATTGTCGCTCTTATAGTTCCTGATACTCCTGCATTTATCGAATACTCAACCAGTAATAGTATAGAAATAACCCCTGAATTAGTTGGACAAATGATTTCAGATGCCGTCAAAGAAACAAACAGGCAATTACCTGCATTCAAGCAAATAAAAAATTTCTATATCCATGAGCATGAACTGGAAAAAACGACGACACAGAAAGTGAAACGATATGCAGTCAACGTAAAAGAGATGACGATGGTTTGA
- a CDS encoding SDR family oxidoreductase — translation MRLKDKVTIITGGGRGIGKAIALGFANQGSHIVVAARTESEIKLVEDKVRNLGRESLGITCDISDEDQVKNLISATLKKFNKIDVLINNAGIGSMRPVYGTPLESFEKVLKVNLTGTFLCTKHVWQPMKNSGGGSIINVSSLGGLVGYPMLSAYCASKWGQIGFTKACAEEGKKDNIRVNAIAPGKADTAIRAKIKEDKTKMLTPEDQVDACIFLASDESRYITGQVISLEWFGEEK, via the coding sequence ATGAGACTTAAAGACAAAGTAACAATTATTACAGGTGGTGGCCGTGGAATCGGTAAAGCTATTGCCCTTGGTTTTGCAAATCAGGGTTCGCACATTGTTGTTGCTGCACGTACTGAATCTGAAATAAAATTAGTTGAAGATAAAGTAAGGAACCTCGGCAGAGAAAGTCTGGGAATTACTTGCGATATTTCTGATGAAGATCAGGTGAAGAACCTGATAAGTGCTACATTAAAGAAGTTCAACAAAATTGATGTACTAATTAATAATGCAGGTATAGGCTCTATGCGCCCGGTATACGGAACACCGCTTGAATCATTTGAAAAAGTTTTAAAGGTTAATCTCACAGGAACTTTTCTCTGTACAAAACACGTCTGGCAGCCGATGAAAAATTCCGGCGGAGGTTCGATAATAAATGTTTCGTCTCTGGGTGGTTTGGTTGGTTATCCAATGCTTTCTGCTTATTGCGCAAGTAAGTGGGGACAAATAGGATTCACAAAAGCTTGTGCTGAAGAAGGAAAGAAAGATAACATTCGCGTTAACGCTATTGCACCGGGCAAAGCTGATACAGCAATTCGAGCAAAAATAAAAGAAGATAAGACCAAAATGCTCACACCAGAAGACCAGGTAGATGCATGCATCTTTCTTGCTTCGGATGAATCAAGATATATAACTGGTCAGGTGATCTCACTCGAGTGGTTCGGAGAGGAAAAGTAA
- a CDS encoding aminotransferase class I/II-fold pyridoxal phosphate-dependent enzyme, translating into MFSASLPPTVVATVLAALDVMEKEPELHQKLQDNINYTASCLRQLGFPANNLTAIFPLMVPAEMNIRDASYEFHQKGIFLNSIEYPAVPKSQQRFRISVMATHTKEDIDRLMEVIAEIWRKNKAEAKMDSNSVKVLVN; encoded by the coding sequence ATGTTTTCTGCTTCGCTTCCGCCGACTGTTGTTGCAACAGTGCTCGCTGCACTCGATGTAATGGAAAAGGAACCTGAGCTGCATCAAAAGTTACAGGACAATATTAACTACACTGCTTCCTGCTTGAGGCAGCTTGGTTTTCCAGCAAATAATTTAACTGCAATTTTTCCGCTGATGGTTCCGGCAGAAATGAATATCAGAGATGCTTCGTATGAATTTCATCAGAAAGGAATTTTTCTTAATTCGATTGAATATCCCGCGGTTCCAAAATCACAGCAGCGTTTCAGAATAAGTGTGATGGCAACTCACACAAAGGAAGATATTGATAGATTGATGGAAGTAATTGCTGAAATCTGGAGAAAAAACAAAGCGGAAGCAAAAATGGATTCAAACTCTGTTAAAGTATTGGTTAATTAA